One window from the genome of Pseudomonas fluorescens encodes:
- a CDS encoding SagB family peptide dehydrogenase — MTLSRELENQALPIIDAEPGGPLSTVERIRRIVETVLGVVVPDVGSNIIGLGANSMELVRIINLIEDEMGLRLKFEDVSFEPSIAELAKSVEATRECEAHEPAQYAASQAVTETAHLDLPAVTGIRHDAGWPVVMLAEGLSPVEIVGASVRAFGHEPLALAGIAQLLDALKLPERGASAHAGYASAGALYPVQTYLYAKAGRVDGLPCGLYYYHPLRRELWLLSPDLVFDESLYEPLFNAPFYRDAAFAIYLVSRPAAIKPSYGDRARDYCLLEAGAMAQLLRMRAPSCGIGLCAIGDFAFEPVRNWFELDDDQACLHSLVGGSIS, encoded by the coding sequence ATGACCCTTTCCCGAGAACTCGAGAATCAGGCTTTGCCCATTATCGATGCGGAGCCCGGCGGGCCACTGTCGACTGTCGAGCGGATTCGACGCATTGTCGAAACGGTGCTCGGGGTCGTGGTGCCTGATGTGGGTAGCAACATCATTGGTCTGGGTGCCAACTCGATGGAGTTGGTACGTATCATCAACCTGATCGAAGATGAAATGGGGTTGCGCCTGAAGTTCGAGGACGTGAGCTTCGAACCTTCGATCGCTGAGTTGGCAAAAAGTGTCGAGGCAACACGCGAATGCGAGGCGCACGAACCCGCACAGTACGCTGCCTCCCAGGCGGTGACTGAGACTGCGCACCTGGATTTACCTGCCGTCACGGGTATCCGCCACGACGCTGGCTGGCCCGTGGTGATGCTGGCTGAAGGTCTGTCGCCAGTCGAAATCGTGGGCGCCAGCGTACGCGCATTTGGCCACGAACCGCTGGCGCTGGCAGGCATTGCGCAATTGCTCGATGCCCTGAAGCTGCCGGAGCGAGGTGCGTCCGCACATGCAGGGTATGCCTCGGCAGGCGCACTCTATCCAGTGCAAACCTACCTCTACGCAAAGGCTGGGAGGGTAGACGGTCTGCCGTGCGGGCTCTATTACTACCATCCGCTTCGCAGAGAGCTTTGGCTGCTGTCACCGGACCTGGTGTTCGACGAGTCGCTCTATGAGCCTCTTTTCAACGCACCGTTTTACCGTGACGCGGCTTTTGCCATTTACCTGGTGTCGCGTCCGGCAGCCATCAAACCTTCCTATGGCGACCGTGCACGCGACTACTGCCTGCTGGAGGCCGGCGCCATGGCACAGTTGCTGCGCATGCGTGCGCCATCCTGTGGCATCGGCCTGTGCGCGATTGGCGATTTCGCGTTCGAGCCGGTTCGCAACTGGTTTGAACTCGACGATGACCAGGCCTGCCTGCATTCGCTGGTGGGAGGTTCCATCTCATGA
- a CDS encoding amino acid adenylation domain-containing protein, whose amino-acid sequence MSPARVGHPLSMNQQSLWRHQRLFPDAQTYGMLGIARTRTLPDLEALRRAYRRLLERHEILRCQIVEDATGNALAHPLALQDLSDAELLPFEDACNWSHARLSAFIDERFSCAHQITAATLFHCVLLIASREAVDALAAGSVGYAPASTHGNAGQTVGLLVFTGHHLVIDFLSFPLLLRELHSLHAEEEGAPLEAQDAFLADANAWSLATSQQMFMTKKETGIAAFVERMASPPQPLSFGGDTLRASMPDTGSRERRFVLPASVRETLLRCARDHGVTPYVVMLSLFQVWLHVNCAAADISVATPMHGRERRLFGHTVGYFANVLPVRQRLVAEDSFADLLRRNQAEVREAVRLAAVPFQVLRERARVHELRPGLTALTQVAFVWNVMPAPAHDAWLQLLLVEQRGSPYELALTVYAQDETWTCGLKHDPTCVPAHFVDRCIEQLPTFAARLAELPAVPLGTLGFVQPPAWCCPAGIVPQPAEDLVEQALLLHGRERARVTAVRYADQALTYAELEDTTRRMAIELLRLMPGEGPIGILMERGIDTVLAMVSALRAGITFAPLHPDQAQSWLVEACQGAGLRGVVFSSSQAEVAAGLPVPGLLYARWCERAQGAPLGRLSVVHPFETAYLIHTSGSSGAPKGVAVSRASLHHLIAASRFMFAGEEQHWTLAHHASFDFAIWEVFGPLVHGHTLTVLDEQCIASPNALHETIIRNGITHLGLTPAACRLLAPWLERHGLGRLRTVCIGGSAVDPALASAFAVLGLETWSFYGPTEVTVWATCARIGDGRPGARIGQPFAGLRAYVLDDTLQWVPEHCVGELYLGGPQLAGYLKPGLTAASFLPDPWFAGERMYRTGDRVRYTHAHGLEFIGRADRQVKLNGYRVELDAIAHALSGCEGIEQLACLHLSGQGLCAAYTTVDGQPLPGLRLAAYAREVLPKYMLPVRFVHRVAFPLTRNRKPDMDALSAELSSGLASRDPSRGLDEARWMNEILIVLCAELNVPQVQADKNFHELGATSIILARLHARLSALAATGPELVDLYTFPTARSLARWLAEGENTPAVGPKHAPAKWQGRRPRTLRHGQNLPGKP is encoded by the coding sequence ATGAGCCCGGCGCGGGTGGGGCATCCGCTCTCGATGAACCAGCAATCGCTGTGGCGACATCAGCGGCTGTTTCCCGATGCCCAGACGTATGGAATGCTGGGGATCGCGCGTACACGAACGCTGCCCGACCTCGAGGCCTTGCGGCGCGCTTATCGACGCCTGCTCGAGCGCCATGAGATTCTTCGTTGCCAGATCGTCGAAGACGCGACGGGTAACGCACTAGCCCATCCGCTCGCATTGCAGGATTTGAGCGACGCCGAGCTATTACCGTTCGAGGATGCTTGCAATTGGTCGCATGCTCGACTGTCGGCCTTTATCGATGAGCGCTTCAGCTGTGCCCACCAGATTACCGCAGCGACGCTCTTTCACTGTGTCCTGCTGATCGCCAGTCGCGAGGCGGTTGATGCACTGGCGGCCGGCAGCGTCGGGTACGCGCCGGCCTCCACCCATGGCAACGCCGGGCAGACCGTCGGCCTGCTGGTCTTTACCGGGCACCATCTGGTCATCGACTTTCTGTCGTTCCCGCTGCTGCTGCGCGAGTTGCACTCGCTCCATGCCGAGGAGGAGGGGGCACCGCTTGAGGCTCAGGATGCGTTCCTGGCCGATGCCAACGCCTGGTCGCTGGCAACGTCGCAACAGATGTTCATGACGAAAAAAGAGACGGGTATCGCTGCCTTCGTCGAGCGCATGGCTTCGCCACCGCAGCCGCTGTCATTTGGGGGGGACACCCTGCGCGCGTCCATGCCTGACACCGGGTCCCGGGAGCGTCGTTTCGTTCTGCCCGCGTCCGTCCGCGAGACGCTGCTGCGTTGCGCACGTGATCATGGGGTCACACCTTATGTGGTCATGCTGTCGCTGTTTCAGGTATGGCTGCATGTGAATTGCGCTGCAGCGGACATCAGCGTTGCGACGCCCATGCATGGACGGGAACGTCGCTTGTTCGGCCACACTGTCGGCTATTTTGCCAACGTGCTCCCGGTGCGCCAACGACTGGTCGCCGAGGACAGCTTTGCCGACCTGCTGCGGCGCAATCAGGCAGAGGTGCGCGAGGCTGTGCGGCTGGCCGCGGTGCCGTTCCAGGTGCTGCGTGAACGGGCCCGGGTGCACGAGCTGCGTCCGGGACTGACCGCGCTCACCCAGGTCGCGTTCGTTTGGAACGTGATGCCTGCACCCGCCCACGACGCTTGGTTGCAGCTCTTGTTGGTCGAGCAGCGAGGCTCGCCGTACGAGCTTGCGTTGACGGTGTATGCCCAGGACGAAACCTGGACCTGTGGCCTGAAGCATGACCCAACCTGCGTGCCTGCGCATTTCGTCGACCGTTGCATTGAACAGTTGCCCACCTTTGCGGCGCGGCTCGCCGAGCTGCCGGCGGTGCCGCTTGGCACCCTGGGCTTCGTGCAGCCGCCTGCCTGGTGTTGTCCGGCGGGCATCGTGCCGCAACCCGCAGAAGATCTGGTCGAGCAAGCCTTGCTTCTACATGGGAGAGAGAGGGCGAGGGTGACAGCCGTACGGTATGCCGACCAGGCGCTCACGTATGCCGAACTTGAGGACACCACTCGGCGCATGGCGATCGAGCTGCTGCGCCTCATGCCAGGCGAGGGTCCCATAGGCATCCTCATGGAGCGGGGAATCGACACCGTACTGGCGATGGTGTCGGCTTTGCGAGCGGGTATTACCTTCGCACCGCTGCATCCCGACCAGGCACAATCCTGGTTGGTGGAGGCTTGTCAGGGCGCCGGCTTGCGCGGCGTGGTGTTTTCATCCTCCCAGGCCGAGGTGGCTGCCGGGCTACCGGTACCGGGTCTCCTCTATGCGCGTTGGTGCGAGAGGGCGCAGGGTGCACCACTTGGCCGGTTGTCTGTGGTCCATCCATTCGAGACCGCCTACCTGATCCACACATCCGGTTCTTCCGGCGCGCCCAAGGGCGTAGCCGTCTCGCGTGCGAGCCTGCATCACCTGATTGCGGCCAGCCGATTCATGTTTGCGGGCGAGGAGCAGCACTGGACCCTGGCGCACCACGCGAGTTTCGATTTCGCCATTTGGGAGGTGTTCGGTCCGCTGGTCCATGGTCACACGCTCACGGTACTTGATGAGCAGTGCATCGCGTCACCCAACGCATTGCACGAAACGATCATACGTAACGGCATTACGCACCTGGGGCTGACGCCAGCCGCTTGTCGCCTGTTGGCACCTTGGCTGGAGCGTCACGGCCTTGGACGCCTGCGCACGGTTTGTATCGGCGGCAGCGCGGTCGATCCGGCGCTGGCCAGTGCCTTTGCGGTACTGGGGTTGGAAACCTGGAGTTTCTATGGCCCAACTGAAGTGACGGTGTGGGCCACCTGTGCGCGTATTGGCGACGGCCGGCCGGGAGCGCGCATTGGCCAGCCCTTCGCGGGGCTGCGAGCCTATGTCCTTGACGACACGCTGCAATGGGTTCCGGAGCATTGTGTTGGCGAGCTGTACCTGGGTGGCCCGCAATTGGCAGGTTACTTGAAGCCGGGGCTCACGGCAGCGAGCTTTTTGCCTGATCCCTGGTTCGCCGGGGAGCGCATGTACCGCACGGGCGACCGGGTGCGCTACACGCACGCCCATGGACTTGAGTTCATCGGGCGCGCGGACCGGCAAGTGAAGCTCAACGGTTACCGGGTCGAGCTAGACGCCATCGCGCACGCACTGTCGGGGTGCGAGGGGATCGAGCAACTGGCCTGCTTGCATCTGTCGGGACAAGGCCTCTGTGCCGCCTACACGACGGTCGATGGACAACCATTGCCGGGACTGCGGCTTGCGGCTTACGCCCGTGAGGTGTTGCCGAAATACATGTTGCCGGTTCGCTTCGTTCACCGCGTCGCGTTTCCCCTCACGCGCAATCGCAAGCCTGACATGGATGCACTGAGTGCGGAACTGTCATCAGGCCTCGCGTCACGAGATCCGTCCCGGGGCTTGGATGAAGCTCGATGGATGAATGAAATCCTGATTGTGTTGTGCGCCGAGCTGAATGTGCCGCAGGTGCAGGCCGACAAGAATTTCCATGAACTGGGCGCCACTTCGATCATTCTGGCACGGCTGCATGCCCGTCTCTCGGCGCTCGCCGCCACCGGGCCCGAACTGGTGGATCTTTACACCTTTCCAACTGCACGAAGCCTCGCCCGTTGGCTGGCGGAAGGGGAGAACACCCCGGCAGTGGGACCTAAGCATGCGCCAGCCAAGTGGCAGGGGCGGCGTCCGCGTACGTTGCGCCACGGCCAGAATCTGCCAGGGAAGCCTTGA
- the asnB gene encoding asparagine synthase (glutamine-hydrolyzing) yields the protein MCGFVVACHHQAPVPTVTLDAALDTLRHRGPDGRASWLSADGLCGIGFHRLAMVGAREQTQPFHTDDVHVVVNGEIYQYAAQRQKLEAAGACFATDSDCEVVAHGYLQLGIDYVRELNGEFAGVIWDARRRKLFAIRDRWGVKPLFYRLSDQGIHLASEIKALIALGAQPRWDHAALFQHFFASIGPAQTLFEGIHQVPPGHVLEWSTQGYGVTPLLSAVDEAHDAARQHLASAPREWMPRLVDGLRHAVQDRFQGDGPVACYLSGGVDSATVAALAARHGREGLSAFTVDFGAGTDDATQAAGIAASLGLRHEVVPVSEAQLVDHFADAVRHAETIGFNTIGAARWILGRVLASSGYKAVLAGDGADELFAGYSFSSVERLCARSHNHARLMTQVLEGGRQGLAAELGQPLPLFDMDPDRFGGQVPYLLASWNYQRSGLRPLLRTQFLEAFRHFNPYEVLMQQTGASAASGLRRSLHLWQKSMFANHILVSERFDMAHGIETRYPFLDNRVTAVAAMLPDEWLVEGAENKRFLREAVAALTPEAARCAAKRPFEAPAVFAQPGDGPFRRYLREVLHDSSVKHSGIFDVQELLRLEARLPSLSGKMAQRVDSLLTMALSFFVLQQCFAVTE from the coding sequence ATGTGCGGATTCGTCGTTGCCTGCCATCACCAAGCACCTGTGCCCACTGTCACGCTGGACGCCGCCCTCGACACGCTGCGCCACCGTGGCCCTGATGGTCGCGCTTCGTGGTTGTCGGCGGACGGCCTGTGCGGCATCGGTTTTCATCGTCTTGCGATGGTCGGCGCCCGCGAACAGACGCAGCCCTTCCACACGGATGACGTGCATGTCGTCGTCAATGGCGAGATCTACCAATACGCGGCGCAGCGCCAAAAACTGGAAGCTGCCGGCGCGTGCTTCGCCACCGACTCTGATTGCGAGGTTGTGGCGCACGGTTACCTGCAGCTGGGTATTGATTATGTTCGTGAGCTGAACGGGGAGTTCGCCGGCGTGATCTGGGACGCGCGGCGGCGCAAGCTGTTTGCCATCCGGGATCGCTGGGGCGTAAAGCCATTGTTCTATCGACTTTCGGACCAAGGCATTCACCTCGCTTCGGAGATAAAGGCGCTGATCGCGCTTGGCGCGCAGCCCCGCTGGGACCACGCGGCGCTGTTCCAGCATTTCTTCGCCTCGATCGGGCCAGCCCAGACGCTGTTCGAGGGCATTCACCAAGTGCCGCCGGGTCATGTGCTTGAATGGAGCACGCAAGGCTATGGGGTCACACCGCTGCTGAGCGCGGTGGACGAGGCGCACGACGCGGCGCGGCAGCACCTCGCGTCTGCGCCGCGCGAATGGATGCCACGGCTGGTCGATGGCTTGCGCCATGCTGTGCAGGATCGCTTCCAGGGGGATGGCCCCGTGGCTTGCTACCTCAGTGGGGGCGTCGACTCGGCTACGGTGGCCGCACTGGCTGCACGTCATGGAAGAGAAGGGCTGAGTGCCTTCACCGTCGACTTCGGCGCCGGCACCGACGATGCAACGCAGGCCGCCGGTATTGCGGCCAGCCTGGGGCTGCGGCACGAAGTCGTCCCGGTCAGCGAGGCGCAACTGGTCGACCACTTCGCGGATGCGGTGCGCCATGCCGAGACCATCGGTTTCAACACCATTGGCGCTGCACGCTGGATCCTGGGGCGGGTGTTGGCCAGTAGCGGCTATAAGGCAGTACTGGCGGGTGATGGCGCCGATGAGTTGTTCGCAGGATACAGCTTCTCAAGCGTCGAGCGGCTTTGTGCGCGCTCGCACAACCACGCTCGCCTGATGACCCAGGTGCTGGAGGGGGGGCGTCAGGGGTTGGCGGCCGAGCTGGGCCAGCCGCTGCCTCTTTTTGACATGGACCCCGATCGTTTTGGCGGCCAGGTGCCCTATCTGCTTGCCAGTTGGAACTACCAGCGCAGTGGGTTGCGCCCTCTTTTGCGCACGCAGTTCCTTGAAGCGTTTCGCCACTTCAATCCCTACGAGGTGCTCATGCAGCAAACGGGCGCGTCCGCAGCGTCTGGTCTGCGCCGATCGCTGCACCTGTGGCAGAAGTCGATGTTCGCGAACCACATCCTAGTGTCCGAGCGTTTCGATATGGCGCACGGTATCGAAACGCGCTACCCGTTTCTCGATAACCGGGTCACCGCTGTCGCGGCCATGCTGCCTGATGAGTGGCTTGTCGAGGGGGCTGAGAACAAGCGTTTTCTGCGTGAGGCCGTCGCGGCGTTGACGCCCGAGGCGGCGCGTTGCGCAGCCAAGCGACCTTTCGAGGCCCCAGCGGTCTTCGCGCAGCCTGGCGACGGTCCGTTCCGACGCTACCTGCGGGAGGTGCTGCACGACAGTTCTGTGAAGCATTCGGGGATCTTCGATGTACAAGAGCTTCTGCGGCTCGAGGCGCGACTGCCGTCGCTGTCGGGGAAAATGGCGCAACGCGTGGACAGCCTGCTGACGATGGCGCTGAGTTTTTTCGTATTGCAGCAATGCTTCGCGGTGACTGAGTGA